The Vespula vulgaris chromosome 12, iyVesVulg1.1, whole genome shotgun sequence genome window below encodes:
- the LOC127068085 gene encoding protein abnormal spindle isoform X2 produces MINVTPESKKDTKSFDSGTNDLHFTLILGPFQPQTRITMETFVNTTVQCYLTIKNISNKALTITVTKKPDEDRYIDLDISHATIQSNSNAVISIKWSPKKVGCWRDVLQFTDSRRIKYDVAIITTAKNSTTKCNKQQPLIPLSSRQLTNRNRKTYEEKKISRNKSTYQESFSSFDKQIKKDVSRLQNIQDEENIANMCTNYKHTTESFKKECDNIFPKKNSDEFLKFIDSSAFNLTVVNTDQKLSNNKKEFVNQMQSIPSIISEDIEIRRETYVKETVHSKSISITDRKEIYEDSLSPQVLNNSSEFSILMNNLALEPTNILETSSNQHRNSTKDTFICNNYTDNCVETMSVQTDGNGTYNLSPTLSINSISNQNLNSMSNRSLDLSIRTQNLELWQPKQLSENFNSSSPIKSLKNEWANTPCTGVLPSSSPIPSTSNFNIKQHSTKYKDSATVKDVLEADLWVKANNNHKTKMEIRRNIDFGTTVQKRFISTSENVTLNKTQTFDTEKSSGICIEISPPKRYFHTKILSRKVSPKKYGQHGKEKSMHKGIIKKKVYSNTPTKKNVNLSIPGVRISKLSLANVIKKKTLDIAPDQSKENNSKLQDTDNLFTKFCNPDPFAACVTEDPFLSSTMYYDEKWVYNQEITFKKWLNALLSPPEDLNTDVETSCIDIGKVWQSCKLLENSILAETKEALSARYHTDLRLNALRKAANAMYRKKEIVHVLSRTTVCIEKGILTIRLDRDLHRDIGLQKEMLELFLSYNPLWLRIGLETIYGENIPLHSNNDLVGLTRFILTRFFSDPFLKKSYPNAYHRKQQHTTFITQMNKFMLKKFLFLVYFLDYSKINKLIRHDPCLFHKKANIKDSRAILLAFSREVLSGIGDLTKVLRSYEYVVSYKQTYLDEFDYAVTSIQSDLRDGVRLCRVMELISGRSDLTRQCRMPTISRLQKIHNVDIALKALLQCSYVLTGNIDARSIADGHREKTLSLLWQIIYKYQAPRFEKAAQCIQNWWRAVLWYVRIRNYTRTYKNNAACIIQRAWRRTLTRRKLIFLKEEYIRKLQRKEKAVRFLQNKWRHSIRGIRDRRRFLLIRSATIKLQKWWKRIHECRLDVQDFQNKRKASIVIQRQWRALKEMRVQRVTYINMRIACIVIQTYWRATLLMKFDHMNYLKYRNTVVFIQNRWKFKKMYDKIKKERCKELKAIHTIEIWWKSILIMRHERNNFVIMKDAANIIKRWWIAVLQAKKYQTVHRSAVIIQKYWRKTLARNEYLKKKVAVVKIEAWYKCIMVKRIFHRNILKIKNAAICIQRWWKNINITQKQRNNYLELRKATISLQKRWRTLVLSRSIRQQYLSKKRACIVIQTWWRMIKTKQQYKYLLHKRNIAAIILQRKWRSTLMMKQEQREYKKLKLCTIKVQKHWRALQSAKREYYKFCALKSATIYVQRLFRANKISCHNRQSYVRLRQSTIVIQSYWRMKVACKRFITKKRAALTIQAHWRAYVIGKKVYLNYELLKFVTIKVQRRYRSIKISRKLAQEYDALRKATIWLQVKWRAKLIARAQRNELRMYHSAAKTIQNWWWQILFIKKCKFIDFKDKKEGQDLLQFTVRQMYSSIIISVIKIQRWWRNICEKRLYYEKRIHAASIIQKWWITILRTKKKTLAATIIQAAWKGYRIRQKESVHMSEVRQRLKTATITASPHATLAHRYQQSIDILKKFNKIGQLSMCLASLGLITRLSPKECITLCEHNLVDNIYETYVKSNRSLPWAIVCLRATDILITLAKFPPTRSYVCMPRHALPTVKLLHDKLDHEELSLHVATLMWLLIKEEEYKKALTCSQSIWLLNSIYKKIIKGKDKFAHYSEILRKQTNLFPSCKPDWSLFHKQLRIFTTIENAVTAILEQLDIKEHLS; encoded by the exons ATG ATTAATGTTACACCAGAAAGTAAAAAGGACACAAAGTCCTTTGATAGCGGCACTAATGACTTAcattttactttaatattaGGACCATTTCAACCTCAAACGAGGATAACAATGGAAACTTTTGTAAACACAACTGTACAGTGTTATTTGACTATAAagaatataagtaataaagcTTTAACT ATAACAGTTACAAAGAAGCCGGATGAAGATCGATATATAGATTTAGATATATCTCATGCAACGATCCAAAGTAATAGTAATGCAGTAATATCTATCAAATGGTCTCCTAAGAAAGTTGGTTGTTGGCGAGATGTCTTGCAATTCACAGATAGTCGACGAATTAAATATGATGTAGCAATTATAACTACTGCTAAAAATTCTACAACAAAATGTAATAAACAACAGCCTTTAATACCTCTATCATCAAGACAATTAACAAATAGGAATAGAAAAAcatatgaagaaaagaaaatatccaGAAATAAAAGTACATACCAAGAAAGCTTTTCAAGCTTTgataagcaaataaaaaaggatgtTTCAAGATTGCAAAATATTCAAGATGAAGAGAATATTGCAAATATGTGTACGAATTATAAACATACAAcagaatcttttaaaaaagaatgtgataatatttttccaaagaaGAATTCTgatgaatttttaaagttTATTGATTCTAGTGCTTTTAATTTAACTGTTGTAAATACAGATCAAAAACTttctaataacaaaaaagagtTCGTAAATCAGATGCAAAGCATTCCCTCCATTATTTCAGAAGATATAGAAATACGTAGAGAAACATATGTGAAGGAAACTGTACATTCCAAAAGTATTTCTATTacagatagaaaagagatatatgaAGATTCATTATCACCACAAGTTCTAAATAATTCATCAGAATTTTCAATCTTAATGAATAATCTTGCTTTGGAACCTACTAATATATTGGAAACTTCATCAAATCAGCATAGAAATTCAACAAAGGATACAttcatttgtaataattatacagaTAATTGTGTAGAAACAATGTCTGTTCAAACTGATGGAAATGGAACATATAATCTAAGTCCCACACTATCAATTAATAGTATATcaaatcaaaatttaaatagTATGTCAAATAGATCATTAGATTTATCTATTAGAACACAAAATCTTGAATTATGGCAACCAAAACAATTatctgaaaattttaatagttCGTCGCCGattaaatctttgaaaaatgaatggGCTAATACTCCTTGCACAGGAGTGCTACCTTCATCTTCACCAATTCCAAGTAcatcaaattttaatataaagcaACATTctacaaaatataaagattcAGCAACTGTAAAAGATGTCTTAGAAGCAGATTTATGGGTCAAAGCTAATAATAACCATAAAACAAAGATGGAAATACGTAGGAACATTGATTTTGGAACTACTGTTCAGAAAAGATTTATAAGTACATCAGAAAATGTAACATTAAACAAAACACAAACTTTTGATACGGAGAAATCATCAGGAATTTGTATAGAAATATCACCTCCTAAACGATATTTTCATACTAAGATATTATCACGTAAGGTATCACCAAAAAAATATGGACAACATGGGAAGGAAAAATCTATGCATAAgggaattattaaaaaaaaagtttactcAAACACTCCCactaaaa aAAATGTAAATCTATCAATACCAGGAGTTAGAATCAGTAAACTATCATTGGCAAAtgtgattaagaaaaaaactcTTGATATAGCACCAGATCaatctaaagaaaataattctaaactTCAAGACacagataatttatttactaaaTTTTGTAATCCTGATCCATTTGCAGCATGTGTTACAGAAGATCCATTTCTTAGTAG taCTATGTATTATGATGAAAAATGGGTGTACAATCAAGagattacatttaaaaaatggtTGAATGCATTATTATCTCCACCTGAGGACTTGAATACCGATGTAGAAACAAGTTGTATTGACATTGGCAAAGTATGGCAATCATGTAAACTGttagaaaattcgattttagCTGAAACTAAAGAAGCCCTTTCAGCAAG ATATCATACTGATTTACGTTTGAATGCATTACGAAAAGCTGCAAATGCTATGTAccgcaaaaaagaaatagttcaTGTGTTATCGCGTACAACCGTTTGTATAGAAAAGGGAATATTGACTATAAGATTGGATCGTGACTTGCATAGAGATATtg gattacaaaaagaaatgctggaattatttttaagttatAATCCATTATGGCTAAGAATTGGATTAGAAACTATCTATGGCGAAAATATACCATTACATTCTAACAACGATTTGGTTGGTCTTACGAGATTTATTCTCACAAGATTCTTTTCTGatccttttttaaaaaaaagttatccAAATGCTTATCATAGAAAACAACAACACACGACATTCATAActcaaatgaataaatttatgttaaaaaagtttctttttttagtttacTTCTTAGATTATTCTAAGATTAATAAACTTATTCGCCACGATCCATgcttatttcataaaaaagcaaatattaaagatagCAGAGCCATCCTGTTAGCTTTTTCTCGAGAAGTCTTAAGTGGTATTGGTGATCTTACCAAGGTTTTGAGATCATATGAATATGTTGTGTCATATAAGCAAACGTATTTAGATGAATTTGATTATGCTGTAACAAGTATTCAAAGTGATTTACGAGATGGTGTCAGACTTTGCCGAGTTATGGAATTAATCAGTGGACGGTCGGATTTAACACGCCAATGCAGAATGCCGACGATTTCACGTTTACAAAAGATACACAATGTTGATATTGCTTTGAAAGCACTTTTACAATGTAGCTATGTTTTAACTGGTAACATTGATGCAAGAAGTATTGCTGATGGACATAGGGAAAAaacattatcgttattatggcaaattatatacaaatatcaaGCACCAAGATTCGAAAAAGCTGCACAATGTATACAAAACTGGTGGCGTGCTGTACTGTGGTATGTTCGTATAAGGAATTATACacgaacatataaaaataatgcagCTTGTATTATACAGCGAGCATGGAGAAGAACATTGACTAGAAGAAAACTGatctttttaaaagaagaatatataagaaaattacaaagaaaagagaaagctgTTCGATTCTTACAAAACAAATGGAGACATTCAATACGTGGTATTCGCGATCGTAGAAGATTTTTACTTATTAGGTCGGCTAcaataaaattgcaaaaatGGTGGAAACGAATACACGAATGTAGATTAGATGTTcaagattttcaaaataaacggAAAGCCTCGATCGTTATACAGAGACAGTGGCGAGcattaaaagaaatgagagtACAGAGAGTGACTTATATTAACATGAGAATTGCATGTATTGTAATTCAAACATATTGGCGAGCAACgcttttaatgaaatttgaccatatgaattatttaaaatacagaAATACTGTTGTCTTTATTCAGAATAGatggaaatttaaaaaaatgtatgataaaataaagaaagaacgatgCAAAGAATTAAAGGCTATTCATACAATAGAAATATGGTggaaaagtattttaattatgagacatgaaagaaataatttcgtgATTATGAAAGACGCTGCTAATATAATTAAGAGATGGTGGATAGCCGTTCTGCaagcaaaaaaatatcaaactgTGCACAGATCTGCTGTTATTATTCAAAAGTATTGGAGGAAAACATTAGCgagaaatgaatatttaaaaaaaaaagtagctGTTGTAAAAATAGAAGCATGGTATAAATGCATTAtggtaaaaagaatttttcatagaaatattttaaaaattaagaatgcTGCAATATGTATACAACGGTGgtggaaaaatattaatattactcaaaagcaacgaaataattatttagaacTTCGCAAAGCAACGATATCATTGCAAAAGCGATGGCGTACTTTAGTTCTTTCCCGATCAATTAGACAGCAATATCTATCTAAAAAAAGAGCATGTATAGTAATTCAGACTTGGTGGAGAATGATTAAAACTAAACAACAATATAAGTATTTGCTACATAAACGGAACATAGCAGcaattatattacaaaggAAATGGCGTTCTACATTGATGATGAAGCAAGaacaaagagaatataaaaaattgaaattatgtaCAATAAAAGTACAAAAACATTGGCGGGCCTTACAAAGTGCTAAAAGAGAATATTACAAATTCTGTGCTCTGAAATCTGCTACTATTTATGTACAACGTTTATTTAGAGCTAATAAAATTAGTTGTCATAATAGACAATCGTATGTCCGCTTGCGGCAAAGTACAATCGTTATACAATCATATTGGAGAATGAAAGTGGCATGCAAAAGATTCATTACCAAGAAACGAGCAGCTTTAACAATACAGGCCCATTGGCGAGCGTATGTTATAGGCAAAAAAGTCTATTTAAATTATGAACTATTGAAATTTGTAACAATTAAAGTACAGCGTCGTTATAGATCAATTAAAATTAGCAGAAAACTTGCTCAGGAATATGATGCTTTAAGAAAAGCTACTATATGGCTGCAAGTTAAATGGAGGGCTAAATTAATAGCAAGAGCacaaagaaatgaattaaGAATGTATCACTCTGCTGCTAAAACAATTCAAAACTGGTGGTggcaaattttatttataaaaaaatgtaaatttattgattttaaagataaaaaggaaggacAAGATCTTTTACAATTTACTGTGCGACAAATGTATAgtagtataataatttcagttataaaaattcaaagatgGTGGAGAAATATATGTGAAAAACGTTTATATTATGAAAAGCGAATTCATGCAGCTAGTATAATTCAAAAATGGTGGATTACTATTTtaagaactaaaaaaaaaacattagcAGCTACAATTATACAAGCTGCATGGAAAGGGTATCGAATAAGGCAAAAAGAATCTGTTCATATGTCAGAAGTACGGCAAAGATTAAAAACGGCCACAATAACAGCATCACCACATGCAACATTAGCACATCGTTATCAACAATCAATTgatatacttaaaaaattcaacaaGATTGGTCAACTCTCAATGTGTCTTGCTTCATTag GTCTGATAACTAGATTATCACCAAAGGAGTGCATTACTTTATGTGAGCATAACTTGGTTGACAATATTTATGAAACATATGTTAAAAGTAATAGATCATTACCTTGGGCAATAGTCTGTTTACGAGCAACAGATATACTTATTACACTTGCTAAGTTTCCACCAACAAGGAGTTATGTCTGCATg CCAAGACATGCATTACCAACAGTAAAACTACTACATGATAAATTGGATCACGAAGAGTTATCTTTACATGTAGCAACACTAATGTGGTTACTcataaaagaggaagaatataAGAAG GCACTTACATGTTCACAGTCCATCTGgttattaaattctatatataaaaaaattattaaaggaaAAGACAAGTTTGCACACTACtcagaaatattaagaaagcAAACTAACTTATTTCCAAGTTGTAAACCTGATTGGTCACTTTTCCATAAACAACTTCGTATATTTACAACCATTGAGAATGCTGTAACAGCAATACTTGAACAACTGGACATAAAAGAACATTTATCTTGA